The Brassica napus cultivar Da-Ae chromosome C1, Da-Ae, whole genome shotgun sequence DNA segment TCCTAGCTTTAATGGTTGGAGCTTTCCTAACAGATGTTACTAGACGTGATTTGGATGCTCTCCACAAACATCCCATCTGCTTAAACACAGCAGCCTTTTTAAAGTCTTCGTCCATGTCAAACCTCATCTGTAGTCAGCAATGAGACACATTCAAATACAAGTAAAATGGATCGTAgttaaatgtaaatttttttcttattacctCAATAGATTTCCAGAGCACAGTCTTGATTTCTTCACTGACTTGTCTCCAGTTATCAATGATCACCGGAACATGTTCACGAACTAAgggacccaagtaggaggataACAGTACAGAACCTGGACCACAGGGATCCCCCATATTTGTGAAGTCGACATGTTGCCTTTCAGTTGGATCCTTGGCAATGTGTTTCATCTTTGTAGGTCCTCGGCGTCTTTTACGCTGTGATGTAGTAGCTGTGTCAGTCTGAGTCTGCACATCATCAGCTGCATCAACAGCTTCTGCTTCTTCCTCCATTTCATTCTGTTTATCCTCCCCCAAGTCCTCTGCTTCTTCCTCCATTTCATTCTCCTCTGTCCTCATTTGATTATGTTCTTCTGCCTCCATTTCATCTGAGACTTCTCTGTTTGTTATATCTTCGAGGAATTGATCTTCCGCAACCTCCGTTTCTACATCTGTCCTTTGCTTCTTCACACGCTTGTTCTTCCGATTCCCCATCTTAGTTCACCTGAAATATAAAAGAGTTAGTTAGTCTCAAAGCAAATCAACAACAAACAACACAACAACAAACAACACTCAAAGCAACTGATCAGAAACATAGTTAATTTCATTACACAAACACAATTCATCAAAAAACAGCTTTACAGATTCCTCCCcattatcaaaaaa contains these protein-coding regions:
- the LOC125580979 gene encoding uncharacterized protein LOC125580979, producing the protein MGNRKNKRVKKQRTDVETEVAEDQFLEDITNREVSDEMEAEEHNQMRTEENEMEEEAEDLGEDKQNEMEEEAEAVDAADDVQTQTDTATTSQRKRRRGPTKMKHIAKDPTERQHVDFTNMGDPCGPGSVLLSSYLGPLVREHVPVIIDNWRQVSEEIKTVLWKSIEMRFDMDEDFKKAAVFKQMGCLWRASKSRLVTSVRKAPTIKARMSMQPNNVSTAEWRKFVKEKTSQAFKVVSDSYKERRQNQIPHTCGRKGMVRLREDLVKSSEDPSKVSRLRVWVKSRTKKDGTPVNVNAAAKIVSFHIDFKKLNLLVAAL